In Candidatus Delongbacteria bacterium, the genomic window GAGTTCATAAATACCTTCCTAACACTTTAAAAGCGTTTACATTTTTATTCATCAACCGCAACGGAAAATATTATATAAAATAGCACTTGGCAAATGAAATCTTTATCCAAAAATCAATTTAATTATAAAATAGTTTAAACTTGTAAATCTACTACGAAAATCAGGACTATTGAAGACAGAAGTAGTAGTTATATTTAACAAGGTTCATTACTTTCGTAGCGATCTACTACTTATGATTTCTTCGAATCTCGTCTAAAATCTTTTTATCTTCGAGGTGATCTTTGAGATTTGTATTGAAGTTATGCCGACCAGTTCCATCGGCAACCATGTAGATAACACTGCTTTTAGAAGGATTTAAAGCTGCTTTAATCATTGTTATTGAAGGGTTATTTATCGGAGTTGGTGGTAAACCTTTATATTTATAAGTGTTATAAGGGCTGTCTATCTCCAAATCTTTAAACAGTAAGCGTTTTGGATTTTTAAAGAGGTATTGGATGGTTGGATCAGCTTGCAGTAGCATTTTATTATCTAATCTATTATTGTAGACAGCACTTATCATTTCAGCCTCGTCAATGACCATACACTCTCCCTGTATTATCGATGCCAATGTTAATAATTCATTTAATGTAAATTTTGATTTTTCAATTTCTGGTTTTAATGGTTCTATGTTTTTGTGAAAAGTATTAACAAGAAGTTTTATAACATCTCTTTCCATATAATATTCGGGAACTTGATAAGTCTCTGGATAGAGAAAACCCTCTAGAGTAGTACTTGTAATATCGAGACTTCGCAAAAATTGTGTATCTTGGAAAAGGGAATTGAGAGTATCTTTATCTAGTTTTAATTTTTCTTCGAGCTGTTTTGCAATATCTCTAAATTTTGTACCTTCATGAATAGTTATTTTTATGCTTCGACTAATTCCGCTACATAAAATGGTGTAAATATCATTGATTGAATATGAAGAATCTTGTGAAAATTCATAATAGCCAAATTTTAATTTGTTCAGATGATTGAAAAGATAACCATATAGTCGAAAAATTGGATAAGTTGTTTCAAGTCCACTGTTTGACAGTATTTTGTGAGTTTTTTGTAATGGTTGTCCTTTTTCGACGTTTATAAATAGAGTTTGAGATGGTTGAAATCTATAGTTTATTATATTATATACAGGGATTGAAAACAAAATAAACATTATCGTTAAAATAATGATCGACAATAATCTGAATTTTTTCAAGAGAACTCCTTTTTTGATATGGAATTTATATTTTTTTTGCTAATAATCAATTATTTATTATATGAAACCATATTTCTTGACAATGGTAACAAATTTTATTAAAATTGGGTTGTTGGAAAAATAAAAATTTTGACCATTGGGTAAATGATGAAAAAAATCTTCCTCGCAATATTAATTATGTTAGCTCTTGCAAATTCTGATCAGTTTTTTAGTGGTTATTCATATTTTAATACTTACACAGCAAAAAATATGAAAATTGGTCAGGCACAGATCAGTATGCAGGCTAGAGGCTATAGAAAGGATAAAGCTTACGGTGATGTTGCTCTGACAAGTGCTACTGGGATAATTGGTGGGAATTTTGGATTGACTGAACACATAGAGCTTGGAAT contains:
- the mltG gene encoding endolytic transglycosylase MltG, giving the protein MKKFRLLSIIILTIMFILFSIPVYNIINYRFQPSQTLFINVEKGQPLQKTHKILSNSGLETTYPIFRLYGYLFNHLNKLKFGYYEFSQDSSYSINDIYTILCSGISRSIKITIHEGTKFRDIAKQLEEKLKLDKDTLNSLFQDTQFLRSLDITSTTLEGFLYPETYQVPEYYMERDVIKLLVNTFHKNIEPLKPEIEKSKFTLNELLTLASIIQGECMVIDEAEMISAVYNNRLDNKMLLQADPTIQYLFKNPKRLLFKDLEIDSPYNTYKYKGLPPTPINNPSITMIKAALNPSKSSVIYMVADGTGRHNFNTNLKDHLEDKKILDEIRRNHK